The Desulfuromonas sp. genomic sequence TGTCTCCTTCCGGCTCTGGGGCAAGCGGATCTTCCGCATGGCTCCCATTCATCATCATTTCGAACTGAAGGGGTGGCCCGAGCCGAAGATCATCGTGCGCTTCTGGATCATCAGTATCATCCTGGCCCTCGTGGGTCTGTCGACGCTGAAACTGCGATAGAGACAGCTGAAAGCTTTAAGCCGGAAGCTGTAAGTAAAATCAAAATGACCCAAACAGGAAAAAGAGCAGAAAAAACGAGGTTTTTCTTTCAGCTTAAAGCTGATAGCTAACGACTGATTTTTATGACTCCTGATTTGCGCAATAAAAAGATCGTAGTCGTCGGCGCCGGGCGCACCGGGTTGGCCCTGGCTGGCTACTTTCATGAGCGGGGGGCCGAGGTCATTCTGTCGGACCGGCGCCCCGCGGCGCGCATTGCGGGACTGGAACCGCTGCGGCAAGCGGGGGTCGCTCTCGATTTGGGCGGTCATACCGCGGCCTATTTCGGCGCCGCGGACCTGGTGGCGATCAGCCCCGGGGTTCCCCTTTCGGTGCCTGCGGTTGCCGGGGCCATCCGTCTGGGCGTGCCGGTGCTGGGAGAGGTCGAGGTCGCTTTCCGGGAGCTCTCCGCCCCGATGGTGGCGATTACCGGGACCAACGGCAAGTCGACGACCACGACCCTGGCGGGGGAGATCTTCCAGGCCTGGGGACGGGCCGTCTTCGTCGGCGGCAACCTCGGGACGCCCCTCGTCGAGGCGGTGGGCGGGGCCTGGGACTGGATCGTGGCCGAGCTTTCCTCCTTTCAGCTCGAGGGGATCGAGTCCTTCCGGCCCCGCTACGCCATGCTGCTCAATATCAGCGATGATCATCTTGACCGCTACCCCGACATGGCCGCTTACGTCGCCGCCAAGATGCGGATTTTTGAGAACATGACCGACTCGGACGTGGCGGTCCTCAACGCCGACGACCCCCTGGTGCAGGAGGCCGCCGCCGCGATCCGGGCCCGGCGCGTGGAATTCTCCTCCCGGCGGCTGCTGCCGGCGGGAATGGGCTTTGAGGGGGGCGAGATCGTCTGGCGCTGGGGGGGGGAGGAACACCGTTTCCCGGCGCGGGAACTGCGCCTCAGGGGTGCGCACAATCTGGAGAACGTCATGGCCGCCCTGATTCCCCCTCTGCTCGAGGGTTGCCCGGCGCAACTCGCCTGGCGGGCCGCATGCAGCTGTGCCGGCCTGCCGCACCGGATGGAACTCGTTCGCGAGCTTGACGGAGTGGCCTGGTACAACGATTCCAAGGGGACCAACGTGGGCAGCGTGGTCAAGAGCCTCGCAGGTCTTGCTGCCCCGGTGACCCTGATCGCCGGCGGCAAGGACAAGGGAAGCGATTACGGCCCCCTGGCCGGCCCTCTCCGGGAGAAGGTCGCCCATCTGGTACTCATCGGCCAGGCAGCCGAGCGCATGGCCCGGGACCTGGCCGGGCACACCGACACGGTGCGGGTCGAAACCCTCGATGACGCCGTGCAAAGGGCCCGGGAACTGACGCCTTCGGGGGGCTCGGTCCTGCTCTCCCCGGCCTGCTCCAGTTTCGACATGTTCGCCAATTTCGAGGAGCGCGGCGATGCATTCTGCCGGGCTGTGAACGCCCTGCCCCAACGAGAGGCGGTCTAGCCATGGATGCGAGAAAAGGTTTCGACTCCACGATCCTCCTGCTGGCGGTGGTGCTGACCTGCTTCGGGGTGGTCATGGTCTATTCCTCCTCCTCCATCATGGCGGCCAAGAAATTCTCCGACGGGTTCTACTTTCTCAAGAAACAGGGGGTCTTTGCCCTGGCCGGCTTCATGATCATGGCCGCGGTCATGCACATCGACTACCACCTGCTGCGCCGGTTAGCGGTCCCTTTCCTGCTGCTGTGCGCGGCCTTGTTGGTCGCCGTGCTGATCCCCGGCGTGGGAACCCACGCCGGAGGAGCCTGCCGCTGGATCCGCCTCGGTCCCGTCAACGTTCAGCCCTCGGAGCTGGCCAAGCTGGCAATGATCCTGTACATGGCCCACTCTCTGGCCAAAAAAGGAGAGAAGATAAAAACCTTCAAGCTCGGCTTCATCCCTTACATGGTGGTCCTCGCCCTTCTCCTGATGCTGCTGCTGATGCAGCCGGACCTCGGCAGCGCCCTGACCCTGGCCGGGGTGGCCATGGTGATGCTGCTGGTGGCGGGGACCCGGCTGAGTTACCTGTTCTCCCTATTGGTGCTGGCCCTGCCTTTTCTGTACTTCGCGGTGATGAACGTCGATTACCGGCGCAAACGGATTTTGGCCTTTCTCAACCCCTGGGATGATCCGACCAACTCGGGCTTCCAGATCATTCAGAGCTGGATCGCCTTCGGCTCGGGCGGGCTGTTCGGAAAGGGGCTGGGCGAGGGCAAGCAGAAGCTCTTCTACCTGCCGGAGGCGCACACAGATTTTATCTTCTCGGTCGTCGGGGAGGAACTCGGATTCGCCGGGGTGGTCGTAGTGGCGGCCATGTTCCTGGTGCTCGTCATGCGAGGGGTGCGCGCGGCCGTCGGGGCGCCCGATGATTTCGGGCGTTACCTGGCTTTCGGCCTGACCCTGCTGCTGGGCCTGGAGGCCTTTGTCAATTTCGCCGTCGTCATGGTAATGGTGCCGACCAAGGGTCTGGCCCTGCCTTTTCTTTCCTACGGAGGCACCAGCCTTGTGACGACCCTGTTTGCGGTGGGAATCCTGCTCAACGTTTCCAGTCAGGGAACGGGGGAGGCGCGATGAAACTGCTGCTGGCCGGAGGGGGGACCGGTGGACATCTTTTCCCCGCGGTGGCGCTGGCCCAAAGGCTGATCGAGACAGAGGAAGACTCCGAGGTGCTCTTCGTCGGGACCAAGCGGGGGATCGAGGCGCGGGTCATCCCCGAACTCGGACTTCCCCTCGAGACGATCGACATTTCCGGATTCGTCGGCAAGGGCTGGGCCGGCAAGCTCACCTTCGGCCCGCGCCTGGCCATAAGCGTGCGCCAATCCCTGGCCATCCTCGAACGATTCCGGCCCGACGTTGTGGTCGGTGTGGGCGGCTACGCCTCTGCCCCGGTTCTGGCCGCGGCCAAAATGCGGGGATACCCCGTATTGATCCACGAGCAGAACGCCTGGCCGGGCCTGACCAACCGGTGTTTCGCCCGCTGGGCCGACCGGGTTTGTGTCTCTTTCGCCGACGCCGACCGGGCCTTTCACCACGGACGCACCGTGGTGACCGGCAATCCCCTGCGCCAGGGAATGGACGAGTGCCCGCCCATCCCCCGGGAAAACCCGCTTCTGCTGGTCTTCGGTGGCAGCCTCGGGGCCCGGGCGATCAACGAGGCGATGGTGGAAACCCTGCCCCTGCTCGAGCCTCTGAAGGGGGAGTTGACCATCCTTCACCAAAGCGGCCCCAAGGAACTGGAGCGGGTCCGGGAGGGATACCGCAACGCCGGCTGGGACCCGGAAGGGGTGGTCCCCTTTATCGAGGACATGGCACAGGCCTACGCCCGGTCCCACCTCGTGGTGTGCCGGGCCGGTGCGACCACCGTCGCCGAGCTGACCTCCTGCGGACGCCCGGCGATCATGATCCCCTATCCTCACGCCGCAGGGGACCACCAGACCACCAACGCCAACGCACTGGCCAGGCGCGGGGCTGCCCTGCTCCTGCCTCAGGCAGACCTGACGGCCGAACTGCTGGTCCGCCTCGTCTCCGACCTGTTCCGAGACCGGGAGCGCCTCCTGGCCATGGCCGGGGTGGCACGCTCCCTCGGGCGCAAGGGAGCCGTGGACCTGGTCCTGAAGGAATGCCGGATCATCGCCCGGCCCCGGCGTCAGGGCGGCTCGGCCGGTAACGACAAAAGCAAAAACAACCCGCCCCTTCGGGCAATATAAGACGGACGATATGTACGGACGGATTCGGAAAATACATTTTATCGGCATCGGCGGTATCGGCATGAGCGGCATCGCCGAGGTGCTGCTCAACCTCGGCTACCAGGTTTCCGGCTCTGATCTGCGCGAGTCGGAGACCACCCGCCGCCTCGAGGAACTCGGCGGTGAAATCACCTACGGCCACCGGGAGGCGAACCTGCAGGGGGCCGACGTGGTCGTCACGTCGACCGCGGTGAAGGCCGACAACCCCGAGGTCCAGGAGGCCCACCGTCACCTCGTCCCGGTGATTCCCCGGGCTGAGATGCTGGCGGAGCTGATGCGCATGAAGTACGGCATCGCGGTGGCCGGAACCCACGGCAAGACAACGACCACGAGCATGGTGGCGACGGTCCTGGTGCACGGCGGGATTGATCCCACCGCGGTCATCGGAGGCCGCCTGGACTCCCTCGGCTCCAACGCCAAGCTCGGGCAGGGCAAGTTCCTGGTGGCCGAGGCCGACGAGTCGGACGGCTCCTTCCTGCGCCTCTCCCCGACCATTGCGGTGGTTACCAACATCGATGCTGACCATCTCGACTACTACCGCGATCTCGAGCAGATCAAGGACACCTTTGTCGATTTCATCAACAAGGTGCCCTTTTACGGACTTGCGGTGCTGTGCCTCGACGATCCCAACATCCAGGACATCATCCCCCGGGTGAAGAAGCGTTTCGCCACCTACGGCATGACCAGCCAAGCCGATTTTCAGGCCACCCGCATCGAGCACCGCGAGGGGAGCACCTCCTTTACCGTTCACTGCCGGGGCGAGGAGCTGGGACGGCTCTCCATCAACATGCCGGGCCGCCACAACGTCCTCAATGCCCTGGCCGCGGTCGCGGTTGCGATAGAGCTGGACATTCCCTTCGCGACGGTGGCCGAGGGGTTCGGCGGGTTCGGCGGGGTGGATCGACGCTTCCAGATCAAGTACGACGAACGGGGGATCATGGTGGTGGACGACTACGGCCATCACCCGGCCGAGATCGTCGCTACCCTGGCCGCGGCCCGCGCCGGCTGGGACCGGCGTATTGTCGCGGTCTTCCAGCCCCATCGCTACAGCCGCACCCAGGCGCTTTTTGACGAGTTCGTGACCGCCTTCTACCAGGCCGACCACCTCGTGGTGATGGACATCTACGCGGCCGGTGAGGACCCCCTGCCGGGAGTGGAGGCGAAGGATCTTGTCAAGGGGATTTGCGGCCACGGGCACAAGGGCGCCCATTACATCGGCGATCAGCATGGGGTGGTCTCTCATCTCATGTCCGAGCTTCGGGAGGGGGATATCGTCATAACTCTCGGTGCCGGCAACGTCTGGCAGGTAGGGGATTCCCTGGCCCGCCGCCTGCGCGAAGGGGGGGCGGGTGTCCCCGGAGATCTTTGATAAGTTGAGCGCCGCCCTGCGGGGTCGCGTCCTGGTCCGGGAACCCCTGTCCCGCCATACAACGTGGCGGGTGGGCGGACCGGCCGACCTGTTCCTGGTTCCGGTCGATCGTTCCGACCTGCTCGCCGCTCTGGGCCTGTGCCATGAAGCCGGCCTGCCCTGGATGGTTCTCGGTGCGGGGAGCAACCTGCTGGTCAGGGACGGTGGCATCCGCGGGGCGGTGATCCACACCGGGGGCTTAAAGGAGCTTGTTTTCGAAGAGGAAGGTTTGGCCCGTGCCGGTGGTGGACTTCCCCTGATGACCCTCATCCGCGAAACCGTCCGGAGGGGCCTCGCCGGGCTGGAGGCACTGGCGGGCATTCCCGGCACGGTCGGGGGCGGTGTGACCATGAATGCCGGCGCGGGGGGCCAGGACCTGGCAGGGGTGGTTCGGGCCGTGACTCTGGCCTCGCCGGAGGGCGAGGAGATCTGGGAAGCACCGAGGCTTCACTTCGGCTATCGCGGTTCCTCTCTTCCCCGGGACAGGGTAGTCGTAGAGGTTCTGCTCGCCTTTGAACGCAAAGACCCGGCTGCCCTGGAACAGACCATTCGCGAACATCTGGCCCGGCGGCGAAGCAGCCAGGGGGTACGCGGTCCAAGCGCCGGTTCGGTGTTCAAGAATCCTACCGGCACCCCGGCTTGGCGCCTCATCGATGAGGCCGGTCTGCGGGGCGCCAGCGTGGGGGGGGCCCAAGTTTCAACGGTCCACACCAATTTTATCGTCAACACCGGAGGCGCCACCGCACGGGACGTTATGGAATTGATCGAGTATGTCAGGAAGACGGTCTGCAGCAGGAGTGGGGTGACACTAGAACCAGAGGTCCGTATCGCCGGGGAGGATGGATAAGGCCGATTTTTCCCGATGGCCAGACGAAGGGTAGAGAGTTCTGGCATTCCGTGAGCTATTAGGATATTTTATGACTCGACAGGAACTGAAAACCAAAAAAATCGCCGTTCTGATGGGGGGCCTCTCCGCGGAGAGGGAAGTGTCCCTGCGCACCGGCGAGGCGGTGCTCGGCGCCCTGCAGAGGCGCGGCTACCGGGCCGTCGCTATCGACGCCGGACGGGATCTGGCCACCCGCCTCAGCACAGAAGGGGTCGAGGTCGCGTTTGTCGCCCTGCACGGTCGCTACGGCGAAGACGGAACGGTCCAGGGGCTGCTTGAACTATTGGGCATTCCCTACACGGGGAGCGGGGTTCTGGCCTCGGCCCTGGCCATGGACAAGGTGGCCGCCAAGAAAGTCCTCCTGTTTCACGAGATTTCCACGCCCTCTTTCGAGGCGTACCGCCGGGGCGACGATTTACAGGAACTCCTGGCCCGCTGCCGCCACTTTCCCCTTGTGGTCAAGCCGGCCCGGGAGGGGTCGACCATCGGGGTGAGCATCGCGGAGAGCCTTTCCGCTTTGAGGGAGGGGCTGGGCGAGGCGCTCAAAAGCGACGATCTGGTGCTGATCGAGGACTGCATCCGCGGCGAGGAGGTGACAGTCGGGGTCCTCAACGGACGGGCCCTGCCGATCATCCAGGTTGTGCCCAAGGGAGGATTCTACGACTTCAAGGCGAAGTATACGGCCGGACAGACCGAGTATCTTCTGCCGGCTCCCCTGGAGGGGGCCCTCTACGAGCGGATCCAGCAGGACGCGGTCGAGGCCTGCCGCGCCCTGGGCTGCGCCGGAGCCGCGCGGGTCGATTTCATGGTGAGGGGACGCGAGTTTTTCTGTCTGGAAGTCAACACTATTCCCGGTATGACCGAGACCAGCCTTCTGCCGAAGGCGGCTCGGGAGGCGGGACTGACTTTCGAGGAACTGGTGGAGCAGATCCTCGAGGGGGCGTCGGTCGGCAAGTAGCGCGCGAATGACGATGAAGAGGCAGGGGCTTTTTCCCCGATAGCACCGAAGCACGGAAGCAGGATGGCATGACGGACCTCAAAGCCCAGAAGCGTAGCCGAGTCAAGGCCAACCGCCGCAAGCGGGAGAGCCAGCCGCGGGAGTGGAAGAAACACTTTCAGCGTCTGCTGCGGCTCACCGTCTTGGCTACAAGCTGTTCCCTGGTGGTCTGCGGCGGGGTTCTGGCCTGCCGCCTGCTGTGCGATTCGGGGTACTTCCGCGTTGACCAGGTGCGGGTGGAGAATCACCGCCGGGTCAGCCAGGAGGAAGTCCTGGCTCTCTCCGACATACAGATGGGAACCGCGATTTTCGATCTGGACCTGGAGATGATCGGCCGCAAGATCGAGGAAAACCCCTGGGTGGCCGCCGTCCAGGTGGAGAGGGTTTTCCCCCGGGGAGTGGTCATTCGGGTTGCCGAGCGCGAGCCCAAGGCGGTGGTCAACCTGGGGTATCTCTACTATGTGGACGTAACGGGGGAGATATTCAAGACGCTGGAGCCCAAGGACAGCCTCGACTTTCCGGTGGTGACGGGGATCGACAGGCAGTTCCTTCTGCAGAATTCGAAAGCCGCCCGGAGTCTTCTGGTCGATGCCGTGGCCCTGATCGGCGAATTGGCCAGTCGCAGCCACTTCAACCTTCGGGACGTGTCCGAGGTCCACATCGACCAGGCCGAGGGGTTCAATCTCTACACCTATGTGGGGGGGATTCCGGTGCGGATGGGATACGGCAATTTCGCCGCCAAACTGGACCGACTTGAAAAAATTTACCAGGACCTGGAACCGCGCCTGCTGGGTCTTAAGTCCATCGATCTCAACGTCAACGACCGGGTGGTGGTCAAGATCGACCGCGGGACGGCCACCGGCCGGGGGTAGCCCGCACTCGCGCTGTGGGCACATTCCAGAGCGGGCCCGGATGGGGCCGGTCCGGCCTGGATCATGAGTTGGCAGAACATATCGTTTTAGGGGGAAGGGAAAGAAGATGAGCAACAAAAGGGACAATCTGGTCGTCGGCCTGGACATCGGCACCACAAAGATCTGCGCCATCGTGGGCAACCTTACCGACGAGGGGCTGGACATTGTCGGAATCGGGACCAGCCCCTCGCAGGGGCTGCGCAAAGGGGTTGTCATCAACATCGAGAGCACCGTGGAGGCGGTCCGCAAGGCCCTCCGTGAGGCCGAGTTGATGGCAGGCTGTGAAATCAAGTCGGTCTTCGCAGGGATCGCCGGCGGCCACATCAAGGGCTTCAACTCCCAGGGCGTGATCGCCATCAAGAACCGCGAGGTCGCCAACGACGACATCCGGCGGGTCATCGATGCCGCCAAGGCCATCGCCATTCCCATGGACCGCGAGGTGGTTCATATCCTTCCCCAGGAATTCATCATCGACGACCAGGACGGCATCAAGGAGCCGCTCGGGATGAGCGGCGTACGTCTGGAGGCCAAGGTGCACATCGTCACCGGGGCCGTGGCGAGCGCCCAGAACATCATCAAGAG encodes the following:
- a CDS encoding FtsQ-type POTRA domain-containing protein, whose product is MTDLKAQKRSRVKANRRKRESQPREWKKHFQRLLRLTVLATSCSLVVCGGVLACRLLCDSGYFRVDQVRVENHRRVSQEEVLALSDIQMGTAIFDLDLEMIGRKIEENPWVAAVQVERVFPRGVVIRVAEREPKAVVNLGYLYYVDVTGEIFKTLEPKDSLDFPVVTGIDRQFLLQNSKAARSLLVDAVALIGELASRSHFNLRDVSEVHIDQAEGFNLYTYVGGIPVRMGYGNFAAKLDRLEKIYQDLEPRLLGLKSIDLNVNDRVVVKIDRGTATGRG
- the ftsW gene encoding putative lipid II flippase FtsW translates to MDARKGFDSTILLLAVVLTCFGVVMVYSSSSIMAAKKFSDGFYFLKKQGVFALAGFMIMAAVMHIDYHLLRRLAVPFLLLCAALLVAVLIPGVGTHAGGACRWIRLGPVNVQPSELAKLAMILYMAHSLAKKGEKIKTFKLGFIPYMVVLALLLMLLLMQPDLGSALTLAGVAMVMLLVAGTRLSYLFSLLVLALPFLYFAVMNVDYRRKRILAFLNPWDDPTNSGFQIIQSWIAFGSGGLFGKGLGEGKQKLFYLPEAHTDFIFSVVGEELGFAGVVVVAAMFLVLVMRGVRAAVGAPDDFGRYLAFGLTLLLGLEAFVNFAVVMVMVPTKGLALPFLSYGGTSLVTTLFAVGILLNVSSQGTGEAR
- the murB gene encoding UDP-N-acetylmuramate dehydrogenase — protein: MSPEIFDKLSAALRGRVLVREPLSRHTTWRVGGPADLFLVPVDRSDLLAALGLCHEAGLPWMVLGAGSNLLVRDGGIRGAVIHTGGLKELVFEEEGLARAGGGLPLMTLIRETVRRGLAGLEALAGIPGTVGGGVTMNAGAGGQDLAGVVRAVTLASPEGEEIWEAPRLHFGYRGSSLPRDRVVVEVLLAFERKDPAALEQTIREHLARRRSSQGVRGPSAGSVFKNPTGTPAWRLIDEAGLRGASVGGAQVSTVHTNFIVNTGGATARDVMELIEYVRKTVCSRSGVTLEPEVRIAGEDG
- a CDS encoding D-alanine--D-alanine ligase → MTRQELKTKKIAVLMGGLSAEREVSLRTGEAVLGALQRRGYRAVAIDAGRDLATRLSTEGVEVAFVALHGRYGEDGTVQGLLELLGIPYTGSGVLASALAMDKVAAKKVLLFHEISTPSFEAYRRGDDLQELLARCRHFPLVVKPAREGSTIGVSIAESLSALREGLGEALKSDDLVLIEDCIRGEEVTVGVLNGRALPIIQVVPKGGFYDFKAKYTAGQTEYLLPAPLEGALYERIQQDAVEACRALGCAGAARVDFMVRGREFFCLEVNTIPGMTETSLLPKAAREAGLTFEELVEQILEGASVGK
- the murG gene encoding undecaprenyldiphospho-muramoylpentapeptide beta-N-acetylglucosaminyltransferase, coding for MKLLLAGGGTGGHLFPAVALAQRLIETEEDSEVLFVGTKRGIEARVIPELGLPLETIDISGFVGKGWAGKLTFGPRLAISVRQSLAILERFRPDVVVGVGGYASAPVLAAAKMRGYPVLIHEQNAWPGLTNRCFARWADRVCVSFADADRAFHHGRTVVTGNPLRQGMDECPPIPRENPLLLVFGGSLGARAINEAMVETLPLLEPLKGELTILHQSGPKELERVREGYRNAGWDPEGVVPFIEDMAQAYARSHLVVCRAGATTVAELTSCGRPAIMIPYPHAAGDHQTTNANALARRGAALLLPQADLTAELLVRLVSDLFRDRERLLAMAGVARSLGRKGAVDLVLKECRIIARPRRQGGSAGNDKSKNNPPLRAI
- the murC gene encoding UDP-N-acetylmuramate--L-alanine ligase, which gives rise to MYGRIRKIHFIGIGGIGMSGIAEVLLNLGYQVSGSDLRESETTRRLEELGGEITYGHREANLQGADVVVTSTAVKADNPEVQEAHRHLVPVIPRAEMLAELMRMKYGIAVAGTHGKTTTTSMVATVLVHGGIDPTAVIGGRLDSLGSNAKLGQGKFLVAEADESDGSFLRLSPTIAVVTNIDADHLDYYRDLEQIKDTFVDFINKVPFYGLAVLCLDDPNIQDIIPRVKKRFATYGMTSQADFQATRIEHREGSTSFTVHCRGEELGRLSINMPGRHNVLNALAAVAVAIELDIPFATVAEGFGGFGGVDRRFQIKYDERGIMVVDDYGHHPAEIVATLAAARAGWDRRIVAVFQPHRYSRTQALFDEFVTAFYQADHLVVMDIYAAGEDPLPGVEAKDLVKGICGHGHKGAHYIGDQHGVVSHLMSELREGDIVITLGAGNVWQVGDSLARRLREGGAGVPGDL
- the murD gene encoding UDP-N-acetylmuramoyl-L-alanine--D-glutamate ligase, coding for MTPDLRNKKIVVVGAGRTGLALAGYFHERGAEVILSDRRPAARIAGLEPLRQAGVALDLGGHTAAYFGAADLVAISPGVPLSVPAVAGAIRLGVPVLGEVEVAFRELSAPMVAITGTNGKSTTTTLAGEIFQAWGRAVFVGGNLGTPLVEAVGGAWDWIVAELSSFQLEGIESFRPRYAMLLNISDDHLDRYPDMAAYVAAKMRIFENMTDSDVAVLNADDPLVQEAAAAIRARRVEFSSRRLLPAGMGFEGGEIVWRWGGEEHRFPARELRLRGAHNLENVMAALIPPLLEGCPAQLAWRAACSCAGLPHRMELVRELDGVAWYNDSKGTNVGSVVKSLAGLAAPVTLIAGGKDKGSDYGPLAGPLREKVAHLVLIGQAAERMARDLAGHTDTVRVETLDDAVQRARELTPSGGSVLLSPACSSFDMFANFEERGDAFCRAVNALPQREAV